In Strongyloides ratti genome assembly S_ratti_ED321, scaffold srae_chrx_scaffold0000002, a single window of DNA contains:
- a CDS encoding Gamma-aminobutyric acid A receptor/Glycine receptor alpha family and Neurotransmitter-gated ion-channel transmembrane domain and Neurotransmitter-gated ion-channel family and Neurotransmitter-gated ion-channel ligand-binding domain-containing protein yields the protein MIKTIFIILLLFYHLTSQQLIYGKSSSLLDCNIESQKKQSILKYLLQDYDKSSTPSNNSNQKVMVQSEVTIQDIGSISEITSSFIVDLWFSQIWEDPRLRYSHLSCKSNISLDESVANKLWSPNICFVNSKDTYIHSSPESNILLIIYPNGTVWLNHRMRVHGRCNMKLENFPLDTQQCKLVMESCCYSISDVRLTWQSWSPVTIANSRFQLPDFRFLYLNHTSSIHNTATGSWDQLELTFTFKRLYGYYILQAYLPSYLSVFISWIAFWIDSKALPARIILGVNSLMALTFQMGNVVKNLPRVSYVKAIDLWFFVCVIFIFCSLCELAIVGVIDNIHDKKLKKKLKLERKLRALVVGHSSDGVMVALREGMSQKRPSATRTMYTHKLMENTDPWHLSDQYKDGYIGHKIDFYCARAFPTVFGAFNIFYWTYYLTRSQQSIDETMAK from the exons atgattaaaacaatatttataatattattgttattttatcatttaactTCCCAACAATTAATATATGGAAAGTCATCCTCATTACTTGATTGCAATATTGAATCCCAAAAAAAACaatctattttaaaatatctattaCAAGATTATGATAAATCATCAACACCATCAAATAATTCAAATCAAAAAGTTATGGTACAATCTGAAGTTACTATACAAGATATTGGTTCAATAAGTGAAATAACATCTTCTTTTATTGTTGATTTATGGTTTTCACAAATATGGGAAGATCCAAGATTGCGTTATTCTCATTTATCATGCAAATCAAATATCAGTCTTGATGAATCTGTAGCTAATAAACTTTGGTCTCCTAATATATGTTTTGTTAATTCTAAAGATACATATATTCATTC aTCTCCCGAATCAAATATTcttcttattatttatcCCAATGGAACTGTGTGGCTTAACCATAG aatGCGTGTTCATGGTCGTTGTAATAtgaaattagaaaattttccaTTAGATACACAACAATGTAAATTGGTTATGGAGTCATGCTGTTACTCGATATCTGATGTGCGATTGACTTGGCAGTCATGGAGTCCAGTTACTATTGCAAATTCAAGG tTTCAATTACCAGATTTTCGTTTTCTTTATCTAAATCACACATCATCAATTCATAATACAGCAACTGGATCATGGGATCAATTAGAATTaacttttacttttaaacGTCTATACggatattatatattacaaGCATATTTACCAAGTTATTTATCAGTTTTTATTTCATGGATTGCTTTTTGGATTGATTCAAAAGCCTTACCAGCACGAATAATTTTAGGTGTTAATTCATTAATGGCATTAACATTTCAAATGGGTAATGTTGTAAAAAACTTACCAAGAGTATCTTATGTTAAA gcAATTGATTTATGGTTTTTTGTTTgtgttatatttatattttgttctCTTTGTGAACTAGCTATTGTTGGAGTAATAGATAACATTCATGAtaagaaattgaaaaaaaaattaaaattagaaagAAAATTAAGAGCATTGGTTGTTGGGCATTCTTCTGATGGAGTTATGGTAGCATTAAGGGAAGG aATGTCACAAAAAAGGCCTAGTGCAACGAGAACAATGTATACTCATAAGTTGATGGAAAATACTGACCCATGGCATTTGTCTGACCAATATAAAGATGGATATATTGGTCataaaatagatttttattGTGCGCGTGCTTTTCCAACTGTTTTTGGGGcatttaacatattttattggACATACTATCTAACAAGATCACAACAAAGTATTGATGAGACAATGGCaaaataa
- a CDS encoding UPF0468 protein C16orf80 codes for MFHNSYQGGLLSIFYSIGSNPLQIWEKTTKYGCIRRITDEDIQSFVVELNGHNVSTAYINCPIGPKKTLGIKLPYFVMIVKNLHRPFTFEVQILDDRNMKRRFRASNFQQTTKVKPFICTMPMRLDEGWNQVQFNLSEFCNKAYGTNYVETLRVQIHANCRLRRIYFSERLYTEDELPNEFKLFLPIKKSLQIFNEKIDNYGNDDDIESVENEKK; via the exons atgtttCACAATTCTTATCAAGGTGGTttattatctatattttattctattgGAAGTAATCCTTTACAAATTTGGGAAAAAACt acTAAATATGGATGTATTCGTAGAATAACTGATGAAGATATTCAATCATTTGTTGTTGAATTAAATGGGCATAATGTTAGTACAGCATATATTAATTGTCCTATAGGTCCAAAAAAAACTTTAGGAATAAAATTACCATATTTTGTAAtgattgttaaaaatttacatcgCCCTTTTACATTTGAAGTACAAATATTAGATGATAGAAATATGAAAAGACGTTTTCGAGCATCAAATTTTCAGCAAACAACAAAAGTAAAGCCTTTTATATGTACAATGCCTATGAGACTTGATGAAGGATGGAATCAGGTACAATTTAATCTTTCtgaattttgtaataaagcATATGGTACAAATTATGTTGAAACATTAAGAGTCCAAATTCATGCAAATTGTCGGTTACGAAGAATATACTTTTCTGAGAGATTATATACAGAAGATGAATTACcaaatgaatttaaattatttcttccAATAAAGAAAAGTcttcaaatatttaatgagAAAATAGATAATTATGGAAATGATGATGATATTGAGTCAGTAGAAAAtgagaaaaaataa
- a CDS encoding Collagen triple helix repeat-containing protein, with protein sequence MTEQSKQILITSTAITTLLVVFIIIFLPAAITNFQKKSSFILEHINKCQFENREVWKMLADKKTLKRNKRGYANVYGSDILQNVGGACCSCQQGLPGPQGRKGKPGKDGTPGPVGVPGRNGKNGVYIYPQVELRDSCQKCPPAPIGPPGLPGPKGPRGPAGNTGKPGIPGKPGRKGPNGPTGAPGAPGEPGPQGPPGDPGRVLNGAPQGPPGPPGSVGPRGRIGVAGRDGQPGLQGIPGIKGVMGDRGQHGLPGPMGPPGPRGPPGNPGSCLHCRNLKFTNNNENINNNNVKADNNYNNNEGEERKSSHAPSAIPNQNSFSSRDNTYNDNKQQNIWPETQQPITTVAPFKLLASNKGKSMKNYDGDYDNYRERLAMSRRFKQRA encoded by the exons atgactGAACAatcaaaacaaatattaattacaTCTACAGCTATTACAACATTACTGGtagtttttattatcatttttttaccaGCAGCTATAactaattttcaaaaaaaatcatcATTCATTCTAGAACATATTAACAAATGTCag ttTGAAAATAGAGAAGTATGGAAAATGTTAGctgataaaaaaacattaaaacgTAATAAACGTGGTTATGCAAATGTTTATGGAAGTGatatattacaaaatgtTGGTGGAGCATGTTGTAGTTGTCAACAAGGTCTTCCTGGTCCACAAGGACGTAAAGGTAAACCTGGTAAAGATGGTACACCAGGACCTGTCGGTGTACCAGGAAGAAATGGAAAAAATGGAGTATACATTTATCCACAAGTTGAATTAAGAGATTCATGTCAAAAATGTCCACCTGCCCCTATAGGTCCTCCAGGATTACCAGGACCTAAAGGACCACGAGGACCTGCTGGAAATACTGGTAAACCAGGTATTCCAGGTAAACCAGGTAGAAAAGGACCTAATGGACCAACAGGTGCACCAGGAGCTCCAGGTGAACCTGGTCCACAAGGACCACCCGGAGATCCAGGTCGTGTTTTAAATGGTGCTCCTCAAGGGCCTCCAGGACCACCTGGTTCAGTAGGACCAAGAGGAAGAATTGGAGTAGCTGGAAG AGATGGACAACCAGGTTTACAAGGTATTCCAGGTATTAAAGGAGTTATGGGTGATCGTGGTCAACACGGATTACCAGGTCCAATGGGACCTCCTGGACCACGTGGACCACCAGGAAACCCAGGATCATGCTTACATTgtagaaatttaaaatttaccaataataatgaaaatataaataacaataatgttaaagctgacaataattataataataatgaaggAGAAGAAAGAAAAAGTAGTCATGCCCCGTCTGCAATTCCAAATCAAAACAGTTTCTCTTCAAGAGACAATacatataatgataataaacaacaaaatatttgGCCAGAAACTCAACAACCTATTACAACAGTAGCACCATTTAAATTGTTAGCATCAAATAAAGGTAAAAGtatgaaaaattatgatGGAGATTATGATAATTATAGAGAAAGATTAGCTATGTCTCGTAGATTTAAACAAAGagcataa
- a CDS encoding Tetratricopeptide repeat protein 38, translating to MGEWCGKNLKDIQGWKEDGLENTITSNETAKLLDASIRQLVSLRDCDQLGGFVKTMTDMLHNEPNAVLPRIFVLAVDVLGTNKSWYINEDFKNKINKVINDTNKYGNKREKLHSNALKAMAIGCTMEALNIYECILAQYPKDLMAIKLSQQLYFFTGQPFLMNLSMNRIITKWSKDNIMYSYLLGMQAFGYEECGNYRIAENIGKEALSLRKEDAWATHALSHVYEMTKQYEKGIENLIETSSYWKPCWILECHNYWHLALFYIESEKYDEAITIYDKNIKSCLLKYNSILDACDASGLLQRLEFCNIHVGQKRWDDLTPFILPYTKGHMYSFNYPLMAIALGHSSNPKHLRNFVDLDIQYTPSNGETSFYINKVSIPIIHGIDEYFKCNYTKCFDYLYPIRYNIKNIGGSNAQKDIFTQFIINAGKKSTKSDYNEKVKIVLEERKLLYNIKNNYQ from the exons ATGGGTGAATGGTGTGGCAAAAATCTTAAAGATATTCAAGGATGGAAAGAAGATGGTCTTGAAAACACAATTACTAGTAATGAAACTGCAAAATTACTTGATGCTTCTATTAGACAATTAGTATCATTAAGAGATTGTGATCAACTTGGTGGTTTTGTAAAAACAATGACCGATATGTTACATAATGAACCAAATGCag ttttacCAAGAATTTTTGTTTTAGCTGTTGATGTTTTAGGTACTAATAAGTCATGGTATATAAAtgaagattttaaaaataaaataaataaagtaataaatgatacaaataaatatggTAATAAACGTGAAAAATTACATAGTAATGCTCTTAAAGCTATGGCTATAGGATGTACAATGGAagcattaaatatatatgaatgTATTTTAGCACAATATCCAAAAGATTTAATggcaataaaattatctcaacaattatatttttttacaggTCAAccatttttaatgaatttaagTATGAATagaattattacaaaatggtcaaaagataatattatgtATTCATATCTATTAGGAATGCAAGCATTTGGATATGAAGAATGTGGAAATTATAGAATAGCAGAAAATATTGGTAAAGAAGCATTAAGTTTAAGAAAAGAAGATGCTTGGGCAACACATGCTTTATCACATGTATATGAAATGACAAAACAATATGAGAAAggaattgaaaatttaattgaaacATCATCTTATTGGAAACCATGTTGGATTTTAGAATGTCATAATTATTGGCATTTagctttattttatatagaaTCTGAAAAATATGACGAAGCAATAacaatatatgataaaaatataaaatcatgtttattaaaatataatagtatTTTAGATGCTTGTGATGCTTCAGGACTTCTACAAAGATTAGAGTTTTGTAATATTCATGTTGGACAAAAAAGATGGGATGATTTGACACCATTTATTTTACCTTATACAAAAGGACATATGTATTCATTTAATTATCCATTAATGGCTATTGCATTAGGTCATTCATCAAATCCAAAACATTTAAGAAATTTTGTTGATTTAGATATTCAATATACTCCATCAAATGGTGAAacttctttttatataaataaagtttcAATTCCTATTATTCATGGTATTGATGAATATTTCAAATGTAATTATACAAAATgttttgattatttatatcCAATAAggtataatattaaaaatattggaGGAAGTAATGCacaaaaagatatatttacacaatttataattaatgcTGGAAAAAAATCTACTAAAAGtgattataatgaaaaagtaaaaattgttCTTGAAGAAAggaaattattatataatataaaaaataattatcagtGA
- a CDS encoding Astacin-like metalloendopeptidase, with translation ESYVNVKKIIKRDILLDRLKSWNVSGIQYYVQPPVNETNVDKAIEFIQNNTCIKFIKMNDIFYKKQGLIFKNDTTCSSSIGLVNSNKPQVITLSEVCYSSVGYILHEIGHALGLIHEQSRRDRDFYVEINFKNIKSANHKNFHKLEENLFKNFSTQYDYNALMHYAQKSFAINRSIPVIKSKLHEAYDKVMGNRKKMTFNEIKQLNLCHCKKCTCPTKNGVRRKNKTVKCMNGGYANYNNCKKCICPTGFTGTSCNEIEKGDTSCPGNTYEVKSTKEYIVLSGQKNCYIFLKANPKKKIKLQLISIVKKKRNICNDETSSEIKYFLDKGSTGLLLCNNYWLLNLTSQSNSVLIAYRGQTEKEALSFSFIETTN, from the coding sequence GGAATACAATATTATGTTCAACCACCAGTTAATGAAACTAATGTTGATAAAGCAATTGAATTTATTCAAAACAATacttgtataaaatttataaaaatgaatgacatattttataaaaagcagggtttaatttttaaaaatgatacaaCTTGTTCATCTAGCATTGGACTTGTAAATTCAAACAAACCACAGGTTATTACATTATCTGAAGTTTGTTATTCAAGTGTTGGATATATTTTACATGAAATTGGACATGCATTAGGATTAATACATGAACAATCACGAAGAGATAGAGATTTTTATGtggaaattaattttaaaaatataaaaagtgctaatcacaaaaattttcataaactcgaagaaaatctttttaaaaatttttcaacacAATACGACTATAACGCTTTGATGCATTATGCACAAAAGAGTTTTGCTATAAATAGAAGCATTCCAGTAATAAAATCTAAATTACACGAAGCATATGACAAGGTTATGggtaatagaaaaaaaatgacatttaatgaaattaagCAATTAAATTTATGCCATTGTAAAAAGTGTACTTGCCCTACAAAAAATGGTGTAAGAAGAAAAAACAAAACAGTAAAGTGTATGAATGGTGGTTATgcaaattataataattgtaaaaaatgcATTTGTCCAACGGGATTTACAGGAACGTCATGCAATGAAATAGAAAAAGGTGACACAAGTTGTCCTGGTAATACATATGAAGTTAAATCTACAAAAGAATATATAGTACTCTCAGGTCAAAAAAATTGCTACATTTTCTTAAAAGCaaatccaaaaaaaaaaattaaattacaattgatttccattgttaaaaaaaaaagaaatatatgtAATGATGAAACTTCTagtgaaataaaatattttttggatAAAGGTAGCACTGGATTACTTTTATGCAACAATTATTGGCTTTTAAATCTTACATCGCAAAGTAATTCTGTCCTTATAGCGTATAGAGGACAAACAGAAAAAGAAGCActttcattttcatttattgaaACAACAAactaa